One genomic region from Natrinema caseinilyticum encodes:
- the larC gene encoding nickel pincer cofactor biosynthesis protein LarC yields MRVLAFDGRMGASGDMILAALLDAGGDPDVVEPVTDALEVEYRIDSTTKCGIAATTVDVLLADGEDGHDGHDHDHSHDHDDNGHDDHDHHDGHDDHDHHDGHDDHEGVHAEGHGPHRSYLEVREIVTDMGLGPAVERDALAIFELLGRAEARVHGEDIEDIHFHEVGADDAIADVVGAAALVHDLEPDRIVTTPLSTGDGTVSMSHGEYPVPTPAVVEIARGADWSLRGGPVDAELLTPTGAAILGHFADGVDSLPALSLEGSGYGAGGYDFDPHPNVLRALVGTSEGGLVEDDVAVLETNLDDATPEVLGGLQDTLARAGAKDTAIVPATMKKSRPGHLVKVVCDPEDRERVARTLADETGTLGVRDAGVTHRWIANREFETVVLEIDGAEGGDEYEVTVKIASDTDGTVYDVSAEFDDAKAVARETGLPIRTVMERAERLVRSDDGAE; encoded by the coding sequence ATGCGAGTTCTGGCCTTCGACGGCCGCATGGGAGCCAGCGGCGACATGATCCTCGCCGCCCTCCTCGACGCCGGTGGCGACCCCGACGTCGTAGAGCCCGTCACCGACGCCCTCGAGGTGGAGTACCGAATCGACTCGACGACCAAGTGCGGAATCGCGGCGACGACGGTCGACGTCCTCCTCGCCGACGGTGAGGATGGCCACGACGGCCACGATCACGATCATAGCCACGACCACGACGATAACGGCCACGACGACCACGACCATCACGACGGCCACGACGATCACGACCATCACGACGGCCACGACGATCACGAGGGTGTCCACGCCGAGGGACACGGCCCACACCGCAGCTATCTCGAGGTCCGCGAGATCGTCACCGACATGGGCCTCGGGCCGGCGGTCGAACGCGACGCGCTGGCGATCTTCGAACTGCTCGGCCGGGCGGAAGCGCGCGTTCACGGCGAGGATATAGAGGACATCCACTTCCACGAGGTGGGGGCCGACGACGCCATCGCGGACGTGGTCGGCGCCGCGGCGCTGGTACACGACCTCGAGCCGGATCGGATCGTGACCACGCCGCTTTCGACCGGTGACGGGACGGTGTCGATGAGCCACGGCGAGTATCCGGTGCCGACGCCGGCGGTCGTCGAAATCGCGCGGGGTGCCGACTGGTCGCTGCGCGGCGGGCCGGTCGACGCGGAGTTGCTCACCCCGACGGGGGCGGCGATTCTGGGCCACTTCGCCGACGGCGTCGACTCGCTGCCGGCGCTCTCACTGGAGGGATCGGGCTACGGCGCAGGGGGCTACGACTTCGATCCACATCCGAACGTGCTCCGTGCGCTGGTCGGAACCAGCGAGGGGGGGCTCGTCGAAGACGACGTCGCCGTCCTCGAGACCAACCTCGACGACGCGACGCCGGAAGTGCTGGGCGGCCTGCAGGACACACTCGCTCGCGCGGGCGCGAAGGACACCGCCATCGTACCCGCGACGATGAAGAAGTCCCGACCGGGTCACCTCGTGAAGGTCGTCTGCGACCCCGAGGATCGCGAGCGCGTCGCCCGGACGTTGGCCGACGAGACCGGAACGCTCGGCGTCCGCGATGCGGGCGTCACGCACCGCTGGATCGCGAATCGCGAGTTCGAAACCGTCGTCCTCGAGATCGACGGCGCGGAGGGCGGCGACGAGTACGAGGTGACGGTGAAAATCGCGAGCGATACCGACGGCACCGTCTACGACGTCAGCGCCGAGTTCGACGACGCGAAAGCGGTCGCTCGAGAGACCGGGCTCCCGATTCGAACCGTGATGGAACGGGCGGAACGGCTCGTCCGGTCCGACGACGGGGCAGAGTGA
- a CDS encoding CDC48 family AAA ATPase, with translation MNEVQLEVAKAYPNDSGRGIARLDPDTLLHLKLSPGDIIEIEGADTTAAKVWRADRQDWNTDTVRIDGFTRQNADVGIGERVTIRKAEATKADTLVLAPPEEASVQFGSDAAGMVKRQILKRPVVGRDIVPVMSSTNHPFMRSPGQAIPLIAVETEPEGVVLITEDTDVELREEPISGFEKTGGGITYEDIGGLQNEIQRVREMVELPMKHPQIFKKLGIEPPQGVLLHGPPGTGKTLLAKAVANETSASFFSIAGPEIISKYYGESEQQLREIFEDATEESPSIIFIDELDSIAPKREDVTGEVERRVVAQLLTMMDGLESRGQVIVIAATNRVDSVDPALRRPGRFDREIEIGVPDETGREEILQIHTRGMPLSDDVNLGHLADETHGFVGADIESLTKEAAMKALRRYLPEIDLDEEDIPPSLIDRMIVKREDFRGALNEVEPSAMREVLVELPKITWDDVGGLHDAKDQVKESVEWPLSSPERFERLGIDPPAGVLLYGPPGTGKTLMAKAVANETNANFISVRGPQLLSKWVGESEKAIRQTFRKARQVSPTVIFFDELDALAPGRGGETGSNVSERVVNQLLTELDGLEEMENVMVIGATNRPDMIDPALLRSGRFDRLVMIGEPDVDGRERILEIHTQETPLAADVTLREIAEITDGYVGSDLESIAREAAIEALREDQEAEVVEMRHFRQAMENVRPTITDDILEYYEQIEEEFQGGTSGPTPTGRRGSRIGFQ, from the coding sequence ATGAACGAAGTCCAACTGGAGGTTGCCAAGGCGTACCCGAACGACTCGGGTCGTGGTATCGCCCGGCTCGACCCGGACACGCTGTTGCATCTGAAGCTCAGTCCGGGCGACATCATCGAAATCGAAGGTGCAGACACGACTGCCGCGAAGGTCTGGCGCGCAGACCGGCAGGACTGGAACACGGATACCGTCCGTATCGACGGGTTCACCCGGCAGAACGCCGACGTCGGTATCGGAGAACGGGTCACGATCCGCAAGGCGGAGGCGACGAAAGCCGACACGCTCGTCCTCGCGCCGCCGGAAGAGGCGTCGGTCCAGTTCGGCTCCGACGCGGCGGGCATGGTCAAACGCCAGATTCTCAAACGCCCGGTCGTCGGCCGCGACATCGTCCCCGTGATGTCCTCGACGAACCATCCGTTCATGCGGTCCCCGGGGCAGGCGATTCCGCTGATCGCCGTCGAGACCGAACCCGAAGGGGTCGTCCTCATCACCGAAGACACCGACGTCGAACTCCGCGAGGAACCCATCTCCGGCTTCGAGAAGACCGGCGGCGGAATCACGTACGAGGACATCGGCGGCCTCCAGAACGAGATTCAGCGGGTTCGGGAGATGGTGGAACTCCCGATGAAACACCCACAGATCTTCAAGAAGCTCGGTATCGAGCCGCCACAGGGCGTCCTCCTGCACGGGCCGCCGGGCACCGGGAAGACGCTGCTCGCGAAAGCCGTCGCCAACGAGACCTCCGCCAGTTTCTTCTCTATCGCCGGCCCCGAGATCATCTCGAAGTACTACGGCGAATCCGAACAGCAACTCAGGGAGATCTTCGAGGACGCCACCGAGGAGTCGCCCTCGATCATCTTCATCGACGAACTCGACTCCATCGCCCCGAAACGAGAGGACGTCACCGGCGAAGTCGAACGCCGCGTCGTCGCTCAGTTACTGACGATGATGGACGGCCTCGAGTCGCGGGGGCAGGTCATCGTCATCGCGGCGACCAACCGCGTCGACAGCGTCGACCCCGCGCTCCGACGCCCCGGTCGCTTCGACCGCGAAATCGAGATCGGCGTGCCGGACGAGACCGGCCGGGAAGAGATCCTCCAGATCCACACCCGCGGTATGCCCCTCTCCGACGACGTCAACCTCGGCCACCTGGCCGACGAGACCCACGGCTTCGTCGGTGCCGACATCGAGAGCCTGACCAAGGAAGCCGCGATGAAAGCGCTGCGACGCTACCTGCCCGAGATCGACCTCGACGAGGAGGACATCCCGCCGAGCCTGATCGACCGGATGATCGTCAAGCGCGAGGATTTCCGCGGCGCGCTGAACGAAGTCGAACCCTCGGCAATGCGGGAAGTCCTCGTCGAACTCCCGAAGATAACCTGGGACGACGTTGGCGGCCTCCACGACGCGAAAGATCAGGTGAAAGAGTCCGTCGAGTGGCCGCTCTCGAGCCCCGAGCGCTTCGAACGGCTCGGGATCGATCCGCCGGCGGGCGTCCTGCTCTACGGCCCGCCGGGGACCGGGAAGACGCTGATGGCGAAGGCCGTCGCCAACGAAACTAACGCCAACTTCATCTCGGTGCGCGGCCCGCAACTGCTCTCGAAGTGGGTCGGCGAATCGGAGAAGGCCATCCGACAGACCTTCCGCAAGGCGCGGCAAGTCTCCCCGACGGTCATCTTCTTCGACGAACTCGACGCGCTCGCGCCGGGCCGAGGCGGAGAAACCGGTTCGAACGTCTCCGAACGCGTCGTCAACCAGCTTCTGACCGAACTCGACGGGTTAGAGGAGATGGAGAACGTGATGGTCATCGGCGCGACCAACCGACCGGACATGATCGATCCCGCGCTGTTGCGCTCCGGTCGGTTCGACCGACTGGTCATGATCGGCGAACCCGACGTCGACGGCCGCGAACGGATCCTCGAGATCCACACCCAGGAGACGCCGCTCGCCGCGGACGTCACCCTGCGGGAAATCGCCGAGATCACCGACGGCTACGTGGGCAGCGACCTCGAGTCGATCGCCCGCGAGGCCGCCATCGAAGCGCTCCGTGAGGATCAGGAGGCGGAGGTCGTCGAGATGCGCCACTTCCGACAGGCCATGGAGAACGTCCGTCCGACGATCACCGACGACATCCTGGAGTACTACGAACAGATCGAAGAGGAGTTCCAGGGCGGCACGAGCGGCCCGACCCCGACGGGCCGTCGCGGCAGTCGGATCGGCTTCCAGTAG